A segment of the Staphylococcus ratti genome:
AAGGACGTGTAGGTGCAAAAGAAGGTCCAGATGCGATTAAAAAAGTATTTGCGGGCTTGCCAGCAGCAACAGACACCCCCATTGTCGATTACGGGAATCTCGAACATAGTGAGGATAAACTCATCGATTCCCAAAAAACTTTTGGAAAGTACGTGCAACGCTTACTGGAAAATCATAAACGGACATTTTTATTAGGTGGCGGTCATGATATTGCGTATGCTCAATATTTGGGCGTACGCGCCGCAAATCCTAATCAGTCTATTGGCGTGATTAATATTGATGCGCATTTTGATAATCGTCAGGAGTCAGAATCTACCTCGGGTACAAGTTTTCGTCAAATGTTAGAACAAGATTCAAATCTAGATTATTTTGTTATTGGTATTCAACGCCCGAGTAATACGCCAAGTTTATTTGAATATGCTGAACAAACCGATACGCAATATGTCCTTGCAGATGAAATCATTGATTATATTGATCCACAAGTGAAAGATAAAATTGAACGTTTTATTCATGATCATGACGTTATTTTATTTACAATTTGTATGGATGTGATTGATAGTGCTTATGCACCAGGTGTGAGTGCAAGTGCCGTACTTGGACTAACGCCGCATTGTGTGCTATCTCTAGCAAAACGCATTATGCAATTTGAAAATGTCACTTCTGTAAGTATCGCAGAAATGAACCCTAAATATGATATTGACCAACGTACCGCAAAGTTAATAGGTCAATTTTTGTCGCATTTTATACACTACTAAACTACGAAACATTTATAAATTTAAAAAATAGGGCATGTTATTGAACCTTGGAATCAGTAAGGTTTAGGTAACGTGCCCTATGTTTTTAATGTTTTTTGAAGCGCCAAAAATGTTGGATTTGGTCTAGAAGTGCTGTCATTTGAGGTGAAAATTGTCTTTTTTTAGCAAAATTAATGTAGATCGTACGTTCTATTTTCGGACGAATTTGAATGGCATTGAGATGATTTGTTTTAAAGGATTGATAGTAAATTCTAGGAATAACAGCATAGCCCATCCGTTGGTGAACAAAGTTTGTTGCCACTTCAAAACGTTCAACTTCCATCACGATGTTAGGTCGTGCTTGTAAGTGCGTGAAATAATCATCAATATGCATACGAACTTGATAAGGCTTAATAGGAACAATCAACGGTAAATGTTTAATTGAGACTGAGGTGTGGTTTTGATATTCGTCTTTTGGTGTAAGGACGACATAATCTTCATTATAAAGCGGTATAGATGTAATACCTTCATGTTTAATTTTATCGTTAGAAATACCAAAATGAATTTCAAAATCAAGTAACTTTTGCGTCAGGGTATTTAAATCTAATATTTCGGTAATTTGGTAATGTTGGTCTGGATTTTCTAAATTATGCGCTTTTATGACCGTTGAAATCCAATGCGCTGTAGATTCAATAATAGATAATTTAATTTTGGGCGTTTGACTTAATTTCAAATCATACAGTTGCTCCATAGTTTGATGGTATTGATGCACTAATGTTTTTGCATGTTTATAAAATTGAATTCCTTTTTCAGTAATAGAAATGTCTTTTGTAGTGCGTTTGAGTAAAGGGTAACCGAGTTGCGCTTCCATTTTTTTAATTGTAGCAGTGAGCGAAGGTTGACTTATGTGTAAAGTACGCGCAGCTTTAGTAAAACTATTTTGGTTGACGATTTCAATAAAATATTCTAACTGTAAAATTTTCATAGCTTCACCTCTTAGTTATAGTCTAAATCTATTAATGATTAGTTTATTTATATTAGTCATTAATATCTTACCATAATACAATAAAAGTAGTGACAAGCTTATAACTGATTTGGATCATCAATGACATATGGGAGAAATGGACATGTTTAAAAAGGGGATGTTGAGCATGATATTTCCTATGTCAAAACAAAGGGGGATGACAGATGAATCAGTCTAAACAACTGAATAAGGTTCAAGGGCGAAATATGTGGCGATTTTGGGTGTTTAGTGTGATTGGGATTATTTGCTTTTTTGTCCCTATGACCATCAATGGTTCGCGTACAATTTTAGTAGATCATGTACATTTAGGGGTTCGTGCATTATTGGGAGATTTAATGCCGTATGCTGCACTTATCATGATATCGATGGGGGC
Coding sequences within it:
- the hutG gene encoding formimidoylglutamase, yielding MYQQPKAHLWTGRLDSQTDRQAFRHFQIVQFRDINDIQPQTDGVALLGYAIDKGVELNKGRVGAKEGPDAIKKVFAGLPAATDTPIVDYGNLEHSEDKLIDSQKTFGKYVQRLLENHKRTFLLGGGHDIAYAQYLGVRAANPNQSIGVINIDAHFDNRQESESTSGTSFRQMLEQDSNLDYFVIGIQRPSNTPSLFEYAEQTDTQYVLADEIIDYIDPQVKDKIERFIHDHDVILFTICMDVIDSAYAPGVSASAVLGLTPHCVLSLAKRIMQFENVTSVSIAEMNPKYDIDQRTAKLIGQFLSHFIHY
- a CDS encoding LysR family transcriptional regulator, whose product is MKILQLEYFIEIVNQNSFTKAARTLHISQPSLTATIKKMEAQLGYPLLKRTTKDISITEKGIQFYKHAKTLVHQYHQTMEQLYDLKLSQTPKIKLSIIESTAHWISTVIKAHNLENPDQHYQITEILDLNTLTQKLLDFEIHFGISNDKIKHEGITSIPLYNEDYVVLTPKDEYQNHTSVSIKHLPLIVPIKPYQVRMHIDDYFTHLQARPNIVMEVERFEVATNFVHQRMGYAVIPRIYYQSFKTNHLNAIQIRPKIERTIYINFAKKRQFSPQMTALLDQIQHFWRFKKH